A genomic stretch from Kribbella amoyensis includes:
- a CDS encoding GNAT family N-acetyltransferase, producing MTTITLTYLEQTSPDDLRPAKEPREPVEVRRVDEVAPEFSRFLYTAVGGPWHWTGKLGWTWDRWTEWLSRPGAETWVAWTGGAPAGYVALHADGTEVEIENFGLLPAFIGRGIGGHLLTVGLRQAWRMPERLESLDKVTRVWLHTNTLDGPNALANYQARGLRPYKTEQEERADADGPPPGPWPGADQPAS from the coding sequence ATGACCACGATCACGCTCACCTACCTGGAGCAGACCAGCCCGGACGACCTCCGCCCGGCCAAGGAGCCACGCGAGCCGGTCGAGGTCCGCCGGGTCGACGAGGTCGCGCCGGAGTTCTCCCGGTTCCTCTACACCGCGGTCGGCGGCCCGTGGCACTGGACCGGCAAGCTCGGCTGGACCTGGGACCGCTGGACCGAGTGGCTCAGCCGCCCCGGCGCCGAGACCTGGGTCGCGTGGACCGGCGGCGCCCCGGCCGGGTACGTCGCCCTGCACGCCGACGGCACCGAGGTCGAGATCGAGAACTTCGGCCTCCTGCCCGCATTCATCGGCCGCGGCATCGGCGGCCACCTGCTGACCGTCGGCCTGCGGCAGGCGTGGCGGATGCCCGAGCGGCTCGAGTCCCTCGACAAGGTGACCCGCGTCTGGCTGCACACCAACACGCTCGACGGCCCGAACGCGCTGGCGAACTACCAGGCCCGCGGACTCCGGCCGTACAAGACCGAACAGGAGGAGCGCGCCGACGCCGACGGCCCACCACCGGGACCGTGGCCGGGAGCGGATCAGCCGGCGAGCTG
- a CDS encoding TetR/AcrR family transcriptional regulator: MPSTLSKERRLDRDQLAGTALRIADTEGLDAVTIRRLAQAHEVTPMALYRHFADKRELLAGIADRLLADIDLPEPSEQRWDQQLQAVLTAFVDALRPHPNAAGLTLTRILVAEPGLAMAERTMELLTAGGFDPDYAAEVGRQSLCALITLVTTEPGAGEDPDPELREQAMRLKRAALGALDPKRYPLITGAADTLICPASTDRYYALGIDLIVAGIRGVRPGQDDSQGDGQGEDA; the protein is encoded by the coding sequence ATGCCCAGCACCCTCAGCAAGGAGCGACGCCTCGACCGGGACCAGCTCGCCGGCACCGCGCTGCGGATCGCCGACACCGAGGGGCTCGACGCGGTCACCATCCGGCGGCTCGCCCAGGCGCACGAAGTCACCCCGATGGCGCTCTACCGGCACTTCGCCGACAAGCGCGAGCTGCTGGCCGGGATCGCCGACCGGCTGCTCGCCGACATCGACCTGCCCGAGCCGAGCGAGCAGCGCTGGGACCAGCAGCTGCAGGCCGTCCTCACCGCCTTCGTCGACGCCCTCCGCCCGCATCCGAACGCCGCGGGCCTCACGCTGACCCGGATCCTGGTCGCCGAGCCGGGCCTGGCGATGGCCGAGCGGACGATGGAGCTGCTGACCGCGGGCGGGTTCGACCCCGACTACGCGGCCGAGGTCGGCCGGCAGTCGCTGTGCGCGCTGATCACCCTGGTCACCACCGAGCCCGGCGCCGGCGAGGACCCGGACCCGGAGCTCCGCGAGCAGGCGATGCGGCTCAAGCGCGCGGCCCTCGGCGCCCTCGACCCGAAGCGCTACCCGCTCATCACCGGCGCGGCCGACACCCTGATCTGCCCGGCCTCCACCGATCGGTACTACGCCCTCGGCATCGACCTGATCGTGGCCGGCATCCGCGGCGTCCGGCCGGGCCAGGACGACAGCCAAGGCGACGGCCAGGGCGAGGACGCATGA
- a CDS encoding MFS transporter, with translation MRRSPWATLAVLALAQFIVVLDVTIVNVALPHIQADLNFSAESLQWVISAYTLLFGGFLLLGGRMADLLGPRRVFVAGLLLFGVTSLVAGLAESPGFLIGARAVQGLGGALLSPAALAILTVTFAHGRDRNIAMGVWGGLAGLGGTLGVVAGGLLVDSLSWQWVFFVNVPIVLALVAVIPVFVRDLRHNADGPRRFDTAGAVLGTAGLLAVVYGVVRAEPKGWGSAEVVGFLAGGVALLIAFVAVEARSKAPLVPLRLFRSRALSVSSVSLALNGAGFLSMFFLTAIYLQQVRGDSALDAGLHFLPMGGAAILGAVLASNLVQRVGTRTVQLGGSVVSVAGLLLLSQADATGGYATELLPGLILFGLGIIGVGVPAQIAAVSEVQHHEAGAASGAVTTMYQVGGALGLAIVTTLSITRTTDALAHGDAQQQALVEGFQRGLLIAGLFAIANVLITLTTPQIQPTSEQLTEAAAAA, from the coding sequence ATGCGACGGAGTCCCTGGGCCACCCTGGCGGTGCTGGCCCTGGCGCAGTTCATCGTCGTGCTCGACGTGACGATCGTGAACGTGGCGCTGCCCCACATCCAGGCCGACCTGAACTTCTCGGCCGAGAGCCTGCAGTGGGTGATCAGCGCGTACACCCTGCTGTTCGGCGGGTTCCTGCTGCTCGGTGGCCGGATGGCCGATCTGCTCGGCCCGCGCCGGGTGTTCGTGGCCGGCCTGCTGCTGTTCGGCGTCACCTCGCTGGTGGCCGGGCTGGCCGAGTCGCCCGGGTTCCTGATCGGCGCTCGCGCGGTCCAGGGTCTCGGCGGCGCCCTGCTGTCACCGGCGGCGCTGGCGATCCTCACCGTGACGTTCGCGCACGGCCGCGACCGGAACATCGCGATGGGCGTCTGGGGCGGGCTCGCCGGTCTCGGCGGCACCCTCGGCGTGGTCGCGGGCGGCCTGCTCGTCGACTCGCTCAGCTGGCAGTGGGTCTTCTTCGTGAACGTCCCGATCGTGCTCGCCCTGGTCGCCGTGATCCCGGTCTTCGTCCGCGACCTGCGGCACAACGCCGACGGCCCACGCAGGTTCGACACGGCCGGCGCCGTCCTCGGGACCGCGGGTCTGCTCGCCGTCGTGTACGGCGTGGTCCGGGCCGAGCCGAAGGGCTGGGGCTCCGCCGAGGTGGTCGGGTTCCTGGCCGGGGGCGTGGCGTTGCTGATCGCGTTCGTCGCCGTGGAGGCGCGGTCGAAGGCTCCGCTGGTTCCGTTGCGGCTGTTCCGGTCCCGGGCGCTCAGCGTGTCGAGCGTGTCCCTCGCGCTGAACGGGGCCGGCTTCCTGTCCATGTTCTTCCTCACCGCGATCTACCTGCAGCAGGTGCGCGGCGACTCGGCCCTGGATGCCGGGCTGCACTTCCTGCCGATGGGCGGCGCGGCCATCCTCGGCGCGGTGCTCGCGTCGAACCTGGTCCAGCGCGTCGGCACCCGGACGGTCCAGCTCGGCGGTTCCGTGGTCAGCGTCGCCGGCTTGCTGCTCCTGTCCCAGGCGGACGCCACCGGTGGGTACGCGACCGAGCTGTTGCCCGGGCTAATCCTGTTCGGCCTCGGCATCATCGGCGTCGGGGTCCCGGCCCAGATCGCGGCCGTCTCCGAGGTCCAGCACCACGAGGCCGGGGCCGCGTCCGGAGCCGTCACCACGATGTACCAGGTGGGCGGCGCGCTCGGTCTGGCTATCGTCACCACGTTGTCGATCACCCGGACGACGGACGCGCTCGCGCACGGCGACGCCCAGCAGCAGGCCCTGGTCGAGGGGTTCCAGCGCGGCCTCCTGATCGCCGGGCTGTTCGCGATCGCCAACGTGCTGATCACCCTGACCACGCCGCAGATCCAGCCGACGTCCGAGCAGCTCACCGAGGCGGCCGCCGCAGCTTGA
- a CDS encoding aminoglycoside phosphotransferase family protein has protein sequence MAGELARRLAVPAPPEIPRLAGAAVGWEQQLVAQCKEAGDPLPARVIGAAVETIRAFAADPTDTLMHGDLHLGNILAAEREPWLVIDPKGFAGSAAYDAGTIVRYRPEEVAGDVRGGLLRRIAIFSEAAGVDRVLAVRATQARMVSGALWGRLYGEPAEAIALADLVAEALV, from the coding sequence GTGGCCGGGGAGCTGGCGCGGCGGCTTGCCGTTCCCGCGCCACCGGAGATTCCCCGGTTGGCGGGCGCGGCGGTTGGCTGGGAACAGCAACTAGTTGCCCAGTGCAAGGAAGCGGGAGATCCGTTGCCAGCCAGGGTGATCGGGGCGGCGGTGGAGACGATCCGCGCCTTCGCGGCCGATCCGACGGACACGCTGATGCACGGCGATCTGCACTTGGGCAACATCCTGGCCGCCGAGCGCGAGCCGTGGCTGGTGATCGATCCGAAGGGGTTCGCCGGCAGCGCTGCCTACGATGCGGGCACCATCGTCCGGTACCGGCCGGAGGAGGTGGCGGGCGACGTTCGCGGTGGACTCCTGCGACGGATCGCGATCTTCAGCGAGGCGGCCGGCGTAGATCGAGTGCTGGCGGTGCGGGCGACGCAGGCGCGGATGGTGAGCGGCGCCTTGTGGGGCCGGCTGTACGGCGAGCCGGCCGAGGCGATCGCGCTGGCCGACCTGGTCGCCGAGGCGCTGGTGTGA
- a CDS encoding class I SAM-dependent methyltransferase yields MGDFADKLLRKGFARPEGHLGRVGGWLMARGNGPTEKHVVELAGLQAKEHVVVIGPGPGVGLRAAAKYAGVVVGVDPSETMLTAAAHRGADLVETGKVQLVQGDAADTHQPDNAVSVVLSVNNVQLWPDRAAGFAEIHRILKPGGRFVVSVHHKWAPSDLQSAATQAGFEDLATTTWEPPTRSAGTALILTGRKPLT; encoded by the coding sequence ATGGGTGATTTCGCGGACAAGCTCCTGCGGAAGGGGTTCGCCCGGCCGGAGGGACACCTCGGCCGGGTCGGCGGCTGGCTGATGGCGCGCGGCAACGGCCCGACCGAGAAACACGTGGTCGAGCTCGCCGGACTCCAGGCGAAGGAGCACGTGGTCGTCATCGGCCCCGGACCCGGCGTCGGCCTCCGCGCGGCCGCCAAGTACGCCGGGGTGGTGGTCGGCGTGGATCCGTCCGAGACCATGCTCACCGCGGCCGCTCACCGCGGCGCGGACCTGGTCGAGACGGGCAAGGTCCAGCTCGTCCAGGGCGACGCGGCGGACACCCACCAACCCGACAACGCGGTCAGCGTCGTCCTCTCGGTCAACAACGTGCAACTGTGGCCCGATCGGGCGGCCGGATTCGCCGAGATCCACCGCATCCTCAAGCCAGGCGGGCGTTTCGTCGTGTCCGTCCACCACAAGTGGGCACCCTCCGACCTGCAGTCCGCGGCGACCCAGGCCGGCTTCGAGGACCTCGCCACGACGACCTGGGAACCACCGACCCGCAGCGCCGGGACCGCCCTCATCCTCACCGGCCGCAAACCACTGACCTGA
- a CDS encoding GNAT family N-acetyltransferase, with amino-acid sequence MVRIERLQAGHADEVLRFELENRAYFARFISDRGDAYFAEFGQRHQWLLDLQEAGVDHLHVILDGDRVVGRINLVEVDDGSAELGYRIAEASAGRGLATWAVREICDRARTEYGLSQLTAMTTTGNVASQKILERTGFVRTGDVEINGEPGYGYVRRLDT; translated from the coding sequence ATGGTCCGGATCGAACGCCTGCAGGCCGGGCACGCCGACGAGGTACTGCGCTTCGAGCTGGAGAACCGGGCGTACTTCGCGCGCTTCATCTCGGATCGCGGGGACGCGTACTTCGCCGAGTTCGGCCAGCGGCACCAGTGGCTCCTCGACCTGCAGGAGGCCGGGGTCGACCACCTGCACGTCATCCTGGACGGCGACCGCGTCGTCGGCCGGATCAACCTGGTCGAGGTGGACGACGGCTCCGCCGAGCTCGGCTACCGGATCGCGGAGGCGTCGGCCGGGCGCGGCCTGGCCACCTGGGCGGTCCGGGAGATCTGCGACCGCGCGCGGACCGAGTACGGACTCAGCCAGCTCACCGCGATGACCACGACCGGCAACGTGGCCTCGCAGAAGATCCTGGAGCGCACCGGGTTCGTCCGGACCGGCGACGTGGAGATCAACGGGGAGCCCGGCTACGGCTACGTCCGCAGACTCGACACCTGA